The following DNA comes from Gopherus flavomarginatus isolate rGopFla2 chromosome 5, rGopFla2.mat.asm, whole genome shotgun sequence.
TGTGCACATCGGGGGTTCCCAAATTATATGATGATTTTACAATAATCTTACTGGGCtagatcttgggacaagaacctgttaATCCTCAATTTACAATTATATATACCCAGGCTGCAtatgtcaactcatctagatatttgcctagtcttacaacaggctacatgaaaagcactagcaagtcagtacagactaaaatttcatacagacaatgacttgtttatactgctttatataccatatcagtgtttctcaaccaggggttgcgatttgttttataattatatggttaaaaatgagaaagtcagcaatttttcagtactagtggctgtgacactttctCGTGTTTGTCTGACTTTGTAAGctggtagtttttaagtgaggtgaaacttgggggtccACAAGGCAAATTAGCCTCTTGAAAGGGGGAcaggagtctggaaaggttgagagccactgatctagatgaaattgctAAAAGGGGTCCACACCTGGTTGAAAGactactcagagtagttatcagtggtttgttGACAAAGTGGGGTGACATACTTAGactgataagtcttcagatatgttaaggggtGTTATAAAGAGAATGGGGATCAGTTGTTCCCTGTCCACTGAAGGACAAGCAGTAATCTGCAGCAGTGGAATTTCAGGTTATGTGGTAGGAAAAACTCACTAACAATATGAGTAGTTAAGCTCTGGGACaggctttcaagggaggttgtggaatccctgtcactgggaggtttttaagaacaggttaaccAGTGGTAAATTAATAACACTGACTATATCAAGTGCATTCACACTAATGATTTCTAGCACGTCCGTTGCTGGCAATTGACGTCTTTTGGAGAATCTGAATCCTGGTGCCAAGGAGTAAATGGTTTGCATATGCCCAAAAGGAATGTCTTTCTGAAAAAGACAGTAACTATCAGGAATCATCTCGCTATACTtcttcctgcctcagtgcaggggcctggactaggtgacctctccaggtcccttcccaGCGCCACATTTCTACTATCCTATCAAGTATTTGACATTGTTGATGAATTTCTTCAttactttttctttttgcagggtggggggtaggggggttGTATTGGGGAAACGTCTTTCTAAGATAGATCCCCCCCAGCCTTGTTCATTGGGATGCAGTGGGGTTCCCTGTGGGGAAGCCCCCAGTTTAGAAGTGCTTTGCCATTCAGAGATGTTGTTATATCCCTGCACCAACACTCTATCTTCTGTTGCAAAGAACTGCAGCAGTTCCATTTGAAACCAGCTGGGGAATTCACTCTcttctcctcctttccctgctgACTTGACTCATGTACAGCACCATGCTCCCACCGTTCAAGGTTCCTGACACGCTGCAAAGGTTTCTCCAACAGCCAGGGCTAAAAGTAACTTAGACAGAGGAGTGATAGTTGCACTCAGCTTCCTGACGTGCTGCAGACCTCCTCTCGCTGTTGCAGTTCAACAGGCTTCTGGTGGCAGCAGCCCAGTGCAGCATAAAATGCAAACTTGCCTTGTGGAAGCTTGCTACAGCAGTCAACTGATGTGCTGTTAATGTCTCTGATCTGGTGACTGTCTGGTGAGCTTTACTGCACTCAGTCTTGCTGCGGATGAAATAGGAGTGGAGGTGGCTTCAGGATCAGAAATGGAGGCCTTGATGCTTCCAGGCTTCCCGTGACCTGCTAGTAAGCACACAACCTTGGTTGCTCTGCAGTGCTTGCTGCTGGATTTCCAGGGCATAGTTACAGACTTCTTGCAGTTGGGAGGCCCAGAGCTGCATCTGCCACAAAATGGAAGGGAAGGTTGGGGACACATGGAGGGTTTTGAATGATCTTCTTCCACACCAGGGACAGGTAAAAGCGCAGTCGCTCGGTACAGCCGGCAGCTCGAGTCCCCATTGCAGAGATCCTAACTGTTCTCTTCTCTTCTATGCAGCCGTTCGTGATCCATGACATGGACACCCTGTGGCAGGCAGAAAAGGGGCTGGTCTGGAAGCAGCTTGTGAACGGGATCCCTCCATACAAGGAGATTGGGGTCCACGTCTTCTACCGCTGTCAGTGCACCACGGTGGAGACAGTGCGGGAGCTCACCGAGTTCGCCAAGAGCATTCCCAGCTTCCTCGGCCTCTACCTGAACGACCAGGTGACTCTGCTGAAGTACGGGGTTCATGAAGCCATCTTCGCCATGCTGGCCTCCATCATGAACAAGGACGGGCTTCTGGTGGCCAACGGGAACGGGTTTGTCACACGTGAGTTTCTGCGCAGCCTGCGCAAGCCCTTCAGCGAGATCATGGAGCCTAAGTTTGAGTTTGCCATAAAGTTCAATGCCCTGGAGCTGGACGACAGCGACCTCTCTCTCTTCGTGGCTGCCATTATCCTGTGTGGGGGTGAGTTGGGGCCCACCAACCATGCGCACATTAAGAAGGTTGGGCGTAGGGTGTGGGTTGGGGAGAGTTGGTCTGAggtcatccctgctggggaacAGGGGCAGTGCACTCCAGAGTGGGTGCCCTGCTTCCTGGGTCTAGCAACCAGTGGATTAATAGGGGGAAGAATAGCGTACATCTGAAACCAAAGCCTTCTAGTGACTCCCAAGATCTGTGTGTTCCCTGGCATCACTGTGTGGTTGGGCCATAACAAACAAAGACAACAGACAGGGAAGGTGGAGGTGGAacctcccgccccctccctgaaaaaaaaaatgtccagtgaAGGGAGTTACCTGAACGCAGGGCTAGGGACCATGAACTTCTGATTCACTGCATGGCCTGGGGCAAGTTGCTCAGAAGCAGTGGTCTGTTTCCCTCCGGGTAGCACACAACAAGGAAGTGGTGTAGATAGTACTCTGACTCACGTTAATCCTCTCCCTGTAGACCGCCCTGGCCTGATGGACGTGAAGCAGGTGGAGGGGATACAGGACAACATCCTCCAGGCCCTGGAGTTCCACCTGCAGGCCAACCACCCGGATGCTCAGTACCTCTTCCCCAAGCTGCTCCAGAAGATGGCTGACCTGCGGCAGCTGGTGACCGAGCACGCACAGCTGGTGcagaagattaaaaagacagagacagagacctcATTGCACCCACTCCTGCAGGAAATCTACAAGGACATGTACTGAGGAGCTTTAAAGCCATGGATCCTGAGCAAAACACTTTGTATGATGACCGAGAAGCCTCCCCCGCCCTCCCTCCACAACGTCTTCCAGTTCTTCTACTTGGAACGATTTTCTAGATGATCTCTACCTATGGTACATAGGCCTATCTGCCATGAGATTTCGTGGCTACTGTGTGCTAAGCCCGGGCTTCCATTAACGGATACTTATGAACCTCAAAGGCAAAACAAGCAAAGCTTCTGTTGCCGCAGCCCAGCTGTCACGCCGCTCCCTTCTACCTTCCAAGCACCCACGTGTTTACGTGCATTGCAGAGATGGTGGGATTACGGCACCAGCAGAGTAACAAGGGTATGGTCTGATGTAACGAGACCACTCAGTACCTTGATTATCCGACAGGTCCAGGAACAGCACTTAATCACTTGTGCATTGGTTTTGTATTGCACTTTGGAAGACTCTTAGGCCTGCGCTGTAAAGCCTAGGACATTGGAACAAAAGGAAGTGTATCTCTCTCTCGATGGATGGATGTGTCTCCCAAAGAAAGGCCTGACTGTGTGGTGAAGGGTACTGATGCTTCATTGGGGGAGAGACCATTGGTTAGTCCCCTGGATTCACAAGACAGGCATGCCATCCTCGAGAGATGTGCATTCTCCTCTGCCTTGTGAAACACTCCTGTGGGTTGTAACATGGAATCCTGTGTCTGACCCCCTGCCGGGGTGGAGCTGGTCCTTCTTAGCCCCTAGATTTCAAAGGGGAAGGCTGCTTTTCCTCTCCCTCCTATATTTGCTTAAAAACTGGAGTGGGGAGATGGGCAGCAGTGGGCAGTAACTCTCTTTAAAAACCAACTTAGTCTTCAGAGCAGATGCTAAAACCACAGTTGCTCGCAGTCTTTGATCCAGGGTATCCAGAGGAGACTTGAAGTGTCGGAATGGCAGGTTGCTGCTGATCTAGGAGGATGAAGGGTCGGCTGTGCTGTGAAGGGGACAGTAgtgagcagagcagggtaaggcaaGGGTGTCACAGAAACCAGTAATAGTAATTTCTCTGTCTTGCTCTTTCCTTTCCCACCCCGTTGGTCAACCCGCTGCAGCCTGTGGCATAGCCAGAGGAGGCCTCTCAGTGTGAGGTCAACAATGGTGACTTCCCCATCAACACAGACAGTATAATACACTGGTGTCCTCCGATCCCTGGGGTCCCTCCTCTTTCTCCTATGGCTGGTTGCATCTGCACAGTTGGCGTCGGCAATGGCCGGAGCCATCACTAAGCTACATTGCAACATCTCTCCATCGAACTCTCCCGGCACGGGCTGCTGGGGTGACCCGGAGCCAAGTGTGACCCGTGACTTACTCGTTTTGGGGGCTTAATTCATCAGACTGAGGCCATCCAGATCGGCCCAGCTGAGGGGCTGCTTTGGTAATTTGCCGAGAGCCTAAGGTCCACAGCTGCAGGTCCCACTATGCCACACTCCAGCTTGGTCAGAGCAGCTGTTGAAGGATGGGTAAGTGGCCTTTGGCCCCCAGATCAGCTGCTCAGATCCAGCCCCGGTCTGTAGCGAGCAGGAAATCCGAAGGCTTTTGAGTGGCCTATGTGCAAAGAGTTGGTGATTCTCAATCCAGTTCCTAGCGGACAAGTGTCCACCTCACTACTCTCCCTGGCACTAATTGGCACTTTCGTCGGCAGTCTCAGCAGGGATGCCACCGCTTGACTGAGCTGTGGAGACAAAACTCACCTAGTGGGACGAAGGGCATGacccctccctgctcagagctgaGGCATGTTAGTGAAGCAGTACAGGGGAAGTTTACCCAGCCACCACCTGGGCTGTCCCTGCTCTGTGGACACGACTTCAGTCTCTGGTGCAGCCTAGACTCtagccagcactaaattcactttgaCTCTAGCTTCAGGTGCTGGTGGCATATGTAAAGCTCTCCACTTGCACCAGGCTGCTGAGATGGGATGGGTGTGCGCAGGGGCGGATCTCTCTTGGCAGGTGAGACCTTTGGAGGGATTAGGGCAGGTGGGTCATGAGGAGATCCTTTGCTTGCCAAGTGGTCTGCAGAATGAAACTGCTGGGGAGTCACTGGCATAGGGCAAAATGTAGCACCCTGCAGCTGTGCCATTCACTGAGCTCCGGTGGGGGCTGCAAGGCCTGTTCTCTTTGCAAAGTAAAGAGCAGCTGGGGAATGGGAAAAGCCTTAGTGAATGCACAGCTTGAAGCATGACTCCTGCTCTGCAGATCATAGAGTGCCTCCAGCCTGTGGGAAGGGACTAGAGCAGCATGGGGAGCAGTCCCGTGGCAGCCAGGCCGATGCACAAGATGTGTGACCTGCTAGGTCTCTTCCGTGTCGGATTTCTAGGAGAGCGGCAGGCACTGAAGCTGCAGCGTTAGAGAAACCTGCTGCTGGAGAGTGACTAGTGCTGGTCTGAGATGCCTGAACCCTTTGTTCCTAATCCTGGCTATGCCGCGGTCTTTTTGTGGCCTTAGGCGAGTCAAACtgctctgcctcaatttccccatctgtaaaatgggactaatagTTGACTCTCCCTTGCATGGGGGCTGTGAAGGTTTACTAGTTAGCATTTGTAAAAAGCATTGAAGCTGTAAAGTGTGATATAAATACcaagtattatttattttgggAGATGGGGAGCAAAAATGCTGCATTTATCATGGTGACAAACAGGGGTTTATGATGAGGTGGAGAGAGAAGCCTGTTTGAAGAGCCCAGGCAAGGCACAAAGCAGCTGGACCCAACCTAATGCTACCTAGCGGTTCT
Coding sequences within:
- the PPARD gene encoding peroxisome proliferator-activated receptor delta, translating into MEQLQKEVLEVKTEEKEEAVIAAGETSDPSGGPDCSLPSSSYTDLSQSSSPSLSDQLQMGCEETSAASLNVECRVCGDIASGFHYGVHACEGCKGFFRRTIRMKLEYEKCDRNCKIQRKNRNKCQYCRFQKCLSLGMSHNAIRFGRMPEAEKRKLVAGLTASEISCQNPQVADLKAFSKHIYDAYLKNFNMTKKKARGILTGKTGSTPPFVIHDMDTLWQAEKGLVWKQLVNGIPPYKEIGVHVFYRCQCTTVETVRELTEFAKSIPSFLGLYLNDQVTLLKYGVHEAIFAMLASIMNKDGLLVANGNGFVTREFLRSLRKPFSEIMEPKFEFAIKFNALELDDSDLSLFVAAIILCGDRPGLMDVKQVEGIQDNILQALEFHLQANHPDAQYLFPKLLQKMADLRQLVTEHAQLVQKIKKTETETSLHPLLQEIYKDMY